Proteins from a single region of Nitrospirota bacterium:
- a CDS encoding polysaccharide biosynthesis tyrosine autokinase translates to MADDRTNSSQEDNKSRALEKVSEHPLVPGSYYPYGEDDVHIRDYLQIILRRKWIVITFLLTIFTTVTIGTFMMKPQYKSTVTLRIDKENPNILTFKDVYAVERPEEDYYQTQFKVLKSRNLAKRVIRQMKLDANPEFSGQKAELKAASFLKKPDNLLKEEGIDSTLVDGFLKRVEVIPQQKSRLVNVSFTSYNPELAAKVTDSIAKSFIDLNIESKFEATQQAREWLEKQLEAMKAKVEQAEEKLNEYAGKNEIIFLETKVDEKDGKSGGSENLVSKKLGALSTEMITATSERIQKEAIYNEVKSGDAEASPIVLNNALVMAMRKDYAALESDYNQNLKTYKPDYPKMVKLKELMDQVKKRLDTETRRVVSSIKKDYEAAVKREAYLKSAFEKQKQEALDLNNRSVQYQILKREADTNKELYHGLLQRLKETGISASLTSSNIQILDRAEVPKGPFTPKKGRNLLLALIIGLFGGIGLAFFTEYLDNTIKTPEDIEKKMYMPSLGLVPLYAPEKISLKSGRGKDKVTAKQQQTKASPVEYISHSDSKSQLSEAYSSIRTFLLFSTAGKPPKVMMVTSARREEGKTTTAINTAISLTKSDAKVVILDADMRRPRLHKVFKMSNTTGLSSYLSGNDEFGDALVKHTDIPNLDVITSGPLPPNPAELLGSYRLRELIDGLYPLYNYIIFDTPPILGLADAAVASTQTDGVIMVVRSGLTPKDAAVQAKKILESVNAKVLGVVLNAINEPNMKYGYYSYYQYYYQNYTSDEK, encoded by the coding sequence ATGGCAGACGACAGAACAAATTCTTCGCAGGAAGACAACAAAAGCAGGGCCCTGGAAAAAGTAAGCGAACACCCCCTCGTTCCCGGTTCCTATTATCCTTATGGCGAAGACGACGTCCATATCAGGGATTATCTCCAGATCATTCTCAGAAGAAAGTGGATCGTCATCACCTTCCTGCTGACGATCTTCACGACCGTAACGATCGGCACCTTTATGATGAAGCCGCAGTATAAGTCAACGGTCACCCTGAGGATTGACAAGGAAAACCCCAACATCCTCACCTTCAAGGATGTCTATGCGGTAGAACGGCCGGAAGAGGACTACTACCAGACCCAGTTCAAGGTCCTCAAATCGAGAAATCTTGCCAAACGAGTAATCCGGCAGATGAAGCTTGACGCAAACCCTGAGTTTTCAGGACAGAAAGCGGAACTCAAGGCTGCCTCCTTTCTCAAAAAGCCTGACAATCTGCTCAAGGAAGAAGGCATTGACTCAACCCTTGTAGACGGCTTTCTCAAAAGAGTAGAGGTCATCCCCCAGCAGAAGTCACGCCTCGTTAATGTCAGTTTTACCTCTTACAACCCGGAGCTTGCGGCAAAAGTGACCGATTCCATCGCCAAGTCCTTCATTGACCTGAACATCGAATCGAAGTTCGAGGCAACGCAGCAGGCACGCGAATGGCTCGAAAAACAGCTTGAGGCGATGAAGGCCAAGGTCGAACAGGCAGAGGAAAAGCTGAACGAGTATGCAGGGAAAAACGAGATCATCTTCCTTGAGACAAAGGTCGATGAAAAGGACGGCAAAAGCGGCGGCAGTGAAAACCTTGTCTCAAAAAAACTTGGTGCGCTCTCCACCGAGATGATCACGGCAACGTCCGAGCGGATACAAAAAGAAGCGATTTATAACGAAGTAAAATCCGGCGATGCCGAGGCCAGCCCCATCGTGCTTAACAATGCCCTGGTCATGGCCATGCGGAAAGATTACGCTGCCCTCGAATCAGACTACAATCAGAACCTCAAGACCTACAAGCCCGACTATCCCAAGATGGTAAAGCTCAAGGAACTGATGGACCAGGTAAAGAAGCGGCTGGATACCGAGACCAGGAGGGTCGTCTCGAGCATAAAGAAAGACTATGAGGCGGCAGTCAAACGCGAGGCATATCTCAAGTCAGCCTTTGAAAAGCAGAAGCAGGAAGCACTTGACCTCAATAACCGCTCTGTCCAGTATCAGATCCTGAAGCGCGAGGCTGATACGAACAAGGAACTCTACCATGGTCTGCTGCAGCGGCTGAAAGAGACCGGCATATCGGCAAGCCTCACCTCAAGCAACATACAGATCCTTGATCGCGCTGAGGTCCCGAAAGGTCCTTTCACCCCCAAGAAAGGCAGGAACCTTCTGCTTGCTCTGATCATCGGCCTGTTCGGGGGGATCGGACTTGCCTTCTTTACTGAATATCTGGATAACACGATCAAAACACCCGAAGATATCGAAAAGAAAATGTACATGCCTTCGCTCGGCCTTGTGCCGCTCTACGCCCCGGAGAAAATATCCCTGAAGTCCGGCAGAGGAAAAGATAAGGTCACCGCGAAACAGCAACAGACCAAGGCTTCGCCCGTCGAATACATAAGCCATTCTGACAGCAAGAGCCAGCTGAGCGAGGCGTACTCGTCCATCAGGACATTTCTCCTTTTCTCTACGGCAGGAAAACCGCCGAAGGTAATGATGGTCACCAGCGCACGGAGGGAGGAAGGAAAGACAACGACGGCGATCAATACAGCCATCAGCCTTACCAAGTCGGACGCAAAAGTGGTAATCCTTGACGCTGACATGCGCAGACCAAGACTCCATAAGGTCTTCAAGATGAGCAATACGACGGGGCTGTCGTCCTATCTTTCCGGAAACGATGAGTTCGGCGATGCCCTGGTGAAGCATACAGACATCCCGAACCTCGATGTCATAACATCAGGCCCTTTGCCGCCTAATCCTGCAGAACTGCTCGGTTCCTACCGGCTGAGGGAACTGATTGACGGCCTGTACCCGCTTTACAATTATATCATCTTCGATACGCCGCCCATTCTCGGGCTTGCTGATGCCGCGGTAGCAAGCACACAGACAGACGGCGTAATCATGGTCGTACGGTCTGGTCTGACCCCAAAAGATGCTGCGGTGCAGGCAAAAAAGATACTCGAAAGCGTCAATGCAAAGGTCCTGGGTGTTGTACTGAATGCCATCAACGAGCCGAACATGAAATACGGCTATTACTCCTACTACCAGTATTACTACCAGAATTATACGAGTGATGAAAAATAG